Part of the Actinomycetes bacterium genome, CGCCGGCTCCGTGGCCGCGGCCCTGGCTGAGCCGGCCGCCCGGCTCGCCGACCTGGCCGAGCGGGTGGCCCGCACCTGGACGCCAAGATCGTCGGTCAGGTGACACGTGAGCTTTCCGGGATCCTGTGTCACGATGGAACACCGGCGACCGCCCCGGCGTTGGACGGGTCAGTCGCACGCATAGCCCCGACCACCGACCTATCAGGAGTCGCACGCATGACGATCCAGGACGAGTCCGTCACCAGTGGAGTCCTCCTCACGAGCGCCGCTGCGGTGAAGGTGAAGGGGCTGCTCGAGCAGGAGGGTCGAGACGACCTCGCGCTCCGCGTGGCCGTGCAGCCTGGTGGCTGCTCGGGTCTGCGCTACCAGCTGTTCTTCGACGAGCGGTCCCTCGATGGCGACGTCGTGGCCGACTTCGGCGGCGTCAAGGTCGTCACCGACCGGATGAGCGCGCCCTACCTCGGCGGCGCCACCATCGACTTCGTCGACACCATCGAGAAGCAGGGCTTCACGATCGACAACCCGAACGCGAGCGGCTCGTGCGCGTGCGGCGACTCCTTCCACTAAGCGCCTGACCAGACGTCGAACGGGGCGGCTCCCTCACCGGGAGCCGCCCCGTTCGTGGTTGATGGTCGGCCGTCAGGCGCCGTAGCCGCCCAGCTCGGCCAGCAGGTCGGCGGCGCTGTCCGGCACTCGGACGTCGGTCGCCGGGGAGGCCGGGTGGGCCGGCTCGGCGGGCAGGTCGAGCACCGTGCGCAGGCGCATGGCGCGACCGTCGGCGACCAGGCCGGGCAGGCCCGACTCGCCGTCCGGGAAGTCGGCTCCAAGCCCGTCGAAGGGCGGCCGGGCGGGCGATCCGTTGCTCATGCCAGCCACGGTAGGCACGTGACCGGGCCAGAGGGAACGTCTACCCATGAGTAGTGTTCGCTGTCGTCGTCCACCCGGCACCACACGAGGGGGAGTGCCGTGCGCGTCGTCGTCACCGGCTCGATCGCCACTGACCACCTGATGACCTTCGACGGGCGGTTCGCCGACTCGTTAGTCAGCGGGAAGCTGGACCAGGTCTCGCTGTCCTTCCTGGTGGAGGAGCTGGAGATCCGGCGCGGCGGGGTGGGCGCCAACATCGCGTTCGGGCTGGGCTGCCTGGGGCTGCGCCCCGTCCTTGTCGGCGCGGTCGGCGCGGACTTCGACGACTACCGGTCCTGGCTGGAGCGGCACGGGGTGGACACCGACTCGGTGCACGTGTCCGAGGTGCGGCACACGGCCCGGTTCATCTGTACGACCGACAACGACCAGAACCAGCTCGCGTCGTTCTACGCGGGAGCGATGAGCGAGGCACGCTCCATCGAGTTGCAGCCGATCGCCGCGCGCGTGGGCCGACCGGACGTCGTGCTGGTGGGCCCGGACGACCCGGAGGCGATGCTCCGGCACACCGACGAGTGCCGCTTCCGCGGCTACCCGTTCGCGGCGGACCCCTCCCAGCAGCTGGCCCGCATGGACGGCGAGCAGATCCGGCAGCTCATCGACGGGGCCGCCTACCTGTTCACCAACGAGTACGAGGCGGCGCTCACCGAGCAGAAGACCGGTTGGAGCGGGGAGGAGATCCTGGA contains:
- a CDS encoding iron-sulfur cluster assembly accessory protein yields the protein MTIQDESVTSGVLLTSAAAVKVKGLLEQEGRDDLALRVAVQPGGCSGLRYQLFFDERSLDGDVVADFGGVKVVTDRMSAPYLGGATIDFVDTIEKQGFTIDNPNASGSCACGDSFH
- a CDS encoding carbohydrate kinase family protein; the encoded protein is MRVVVTGSIATDHLMTFDGRFADSLVSGKLDQVSLSFLVEELEIRRGGVGANIAFGLGCLGLRPVLVGAVGADFDDYRSWLERHGVDTDSVHVSEVRHTARFICTTDNDQNQLASFYAGAMSEARSIELQPIAARVGRPDVVLVGPDDPEAMLRHTDECRFRGYPFAADPSQQLARMDGEQIRQLIDGAAYLFTNEYEAALTEQKTGWSGEEILDRVGTRVTTLGPKGAMVERRGGPPVVVGCPAEDQIADPTGVGDAFRAGYLAGVAWGLSPERCCQVGSMLATHVIETVGTQEYELSQRHFLQRLAASYGAAAAAD